One genomic region from Bacteroidia bacterium encodes:
- the secE gene encoding preprotein translocase subunit SecE yields MSKIKDYLEDASNELFHKVSWPTLSELQSSSVVVMITSVIIAMIVFGMDRSFNFIMEQFYHIFQ; encoded by the coding sequence ATGAGTAAAATAAAAGACTATTTAGAAGACGCAAGCAATGAACTTTTTCATAAAGTATCATGGCCTACGTTGAGTGAACTTCAAAGCAGCTCTGTGGTTGTGATGATTACTTCTGTTATTATCGCAATGATTGTTTTTGGTATGGATAGATCTTTTAACTTTATAATGGAACAATTTTACCATATTTTTCAATAA
- the tuf gene encoding elongation factor Tu: MAKEKFDRSKPHVNIGTIGHVDHGKTTLTAAITTVLASKGLSEKRSFDSIDNAPEEKERGITINTSHVEYSTANRHYAHVDCPGHADYVKNMVTGAAQMDGAILVVAATDGPMPQTREHILLARQVGVPQIVVFMNKVDMVDDPELLDLVEMEIRELLSFYNFDGAKIPIIRGSALGGLNGDAKWVEKIMELMDAVDSFIPIPVRQIDKNFLMPVEDVFSITGRGTVATGRIETGVINSGEDVEIIGMQEQETKLKSTITGVEMFRKILDRGEAGDNVGLLLRGIDKKDIRRGMVVAKPGSITPHTEFTAEIYVLKKEEGGRHTPFHNKYRPQFYLRTTDVTGEITLPEGREMVMPGDNVTITVKLIVPVAMDKGLRFAIREGGRTVGAGQVISIIK, encoded by the coding sequence ATGGCTAAAGAAAAATTTGATCGTTCCAAACCACACGTAAACATCGGAACTATTGGTCACGTTGACCACGGTAAAACAACCTTAACTGCTGCTATTACAACAGTATTAGCTAGTAAGGGATTGTCAGAAAAAAGATCGTTCGATTCTATCGATAATGCTCCTGAGGAAAAAGAAAGAGGTATTACTATTAATACATCTCACGTAGAATATTCTACCGCGAATCGCCACTATGCGCACGTTGATTGTCCAGGTCACGCGGATTATGTGAAAAACATGGTTACAGGTGCTGCTCAAATGGACGGTGCTATATTAGTTGTTGCTGCTACGGATGGTCCGATGCCACAAACACGTGAACACATTCTTTTGGCTCGTCAAGTAGGCGTTCCACAAATTGTTGTGTTTATGAACAAAGTGGATATGGTGGATGATCCTGAATTGTTGGATTTAGTTGAAATGGAAATTCGCGAATTATTGAGTTTCTATAATTTTGACGGAGCTAAAATTCCTATCATCAGAGGTTCTGCTTTGGGTGGTTTGAATGGTGATGCAAAATGGGTAGAAAAAATTATGGAATTGATGGATGCGGTGGATTCTTTTATTCCAATTCCAGTTCGTCAAATTGATAAAAACTTTTTGATGCCAGTAGAGGATGTATTCTCTATCACTGGTCGTGGTACTGTTGCAACAGGAAGAATTGAAACAGGTGTTATCAACTCTGGAGAAGATGTTGAAATCATCGGTATGCAAGAGCAAGAAACAAAACTTAAATCAACCATTACAGGTGTTGAGATGTTCCGTAAAATATTGGACAGAGGTGAAGCTGGAGATAACGTTGGTTTATTGTTGAGAGGTATTGATAAAAAAGATATCAGAAGAGGTATGGTTGTTGCTAAACCTGGTTCTATCACTCCTCACACTGAATTTACAGCAGAGATTTATGTATTGAAAAAAGAAGAAGGTGGCCGTCATACTCCATTCCATAACAAATATCGTCCTCAATTTTATTTGAGAACAACAGATGTTACGGGGGAAATTACACTTCCGGAAGGACGTGAAATGGTTATGCCTGGTGATAACGTTACAATTACCGTGAAATTGATTGTACCTGTTGCGATGGATAAAGGATTGCGTTTCGCTATCCGTGAAGGTGGAAGAACAGTAGGTGCAGGACAAGTAATTTCAATTATAAAATAA
- the raiA gene encoding ribosome-associated translation inhibitor RaiA, giving the protein MKTEIQSIHFTADKKLLEFVQERVDKLGHFYDGIIGSEVFLRLDKSDAAENKVAEIKILIPGNDLFAKKQCKTFEEAVDTSIEALTKQVKKHKEKLRGV; this is encoded by the coding sequence ATGAAAACAGAAATTCAGTCCATACATTTTACTGCGGACAAAAAACTATTAGAGTTTGTGCAGGAAAGAGTTGATAAACTCGGACATTTTTACGATGGAATTATTGGTAGTGAAGTTTTTTTACGGTTGGATAAATCTGATGCTGCAGAAAACAAAGTAGCCGAAATAAAAATATTAATTCCCGGTAACGACTTGTTTGCGAAAAAACAATGTAAAACCTTTGAAGAAGCTGTGGATACAAGTATAGAAGCACTCACAAAGCAAGTAAAAAAGCACAAAGAAAAATTGAGAGGTGTATAA
- a CDS encoding tyrosine recombinase XerC gives MSQEKFLHYIQYEKRFSPHTLTAYKNDLKQFQLFLEKINSTNIIKADFSSIRLWMAELMQEKNSSRTVNRKLTVLKSFYKFLFREKIIEINPTLKVIAPKTSKKLPVFVEEKKMTILLDNVLFTDNFEGIRNKLIIELFYATGIRLSELVNLKEKDIDLFSGNLKVLGKRNKERILPIHAELKNKIEKYIVEKNNLNIEYEKGFLFVTDKGKKIYPKMVYRIVKLYLAQVTTIDKKSPHVLRHTFATHMLNNGADLNAVKELLGHANLAATQIYTHNTVEKLKKVYQQAHPKA, from the coding sequence ATGAGTCAAGAAAAATTTCTCCACTATATACAGTACGAAAAACGGTTTTCGCCTCACACCCTTACCGCTTACAAAAATGATTTGAAACAATTTCAATTGTTTCTCGAAAAAATAAATTCCACAAACATTATTAAGGCTGATTTTTCCTCCATTCGTTTGTGGATGGCGGAGTTGATGCAAGAAAAAAACAGTAGCCGCACAGTGAATCGGAAATTAACGGTGCTGAAATCGTTTTACAAATTTTTGTTTCGAGAAAAAATAATTGAGATCAATCCGACGTTGAAAGTAATTGCTCCAAAAACGTCAAAAAAATTGCCCGTTTTTGTGGAAGAAAAGAAAATGACTATTTTGTTGGATAATGTTTTATTTACTGATAATTTTGAGGGCATCAGAAATAAATTAATCATCGAATTATTTTATGCCACAGGTATTCGTTTGTCGGAATTGGTGAATTTGAAAGAAAAAGACATTGATTTATTTTCGGGAAACTTGAAAGTGTTGGGAAAAAGAAATAAAGAACGGATTCTGCCGATTCATGCGGAACTCAAAAATAAAATTGAAAAGTATATCGTTGAAAAAAATAATTTAAACATCGAATACGAAAAAGGTTTTTTGTTCGTTACAGATAAAGGAAAGAAAATATATCCAAAAATGGTCTATCGCATTGTAAAACTTTATTTGGCGCAGGTTACAACAATTGATAAAAAAAGCCCTCATGTATTGAGACACACTTTTGCGACACACATGCTTAACAACGGCGCCGATTTGAATGCAGTGAAAGAATTATTGGGACACGCGAATTTGGCAGCAACACAAATTTATACGCATAATACAGTAGAAAAATTAAAAAAGGTATATCAGCAAGCACATCCGAAAGCATAG